The genomic segment TGCTCTCCGCTGCCAGACCTCGGTGTATTTGTGCGTGTCCCGGGGGCAGGCTTGCCTTGTGGTGTGGGCGTCTGGGGTGAATTTCCTGGGCCCTTCGCAGTGGAACTCTCTAGCCTCCTGGTTCGGAATGTCAACTACGAGATCCCTTCGCTGAAGAAGCAGATCGCCAAATGCCAGCAGCTGCAGCAAGAATATAGTCgcaaggaggaggagggccaGGCAGGGGCCACCGAGATGCGAGAGCAGTTCTACCACTCATGCAAGCAGTACGGCATCACGGTGAGCAGGAGGGCTCCTGGGGCCTCTTGGCCTGAGCCCAGCTCCTTGGCTTCTGGGAAAGGTTCCCTTCTCGGCCCGGTTGCACCCTTCTTGGGCCAGTGTCTCACCCATCTCCAGTCTCCGGGCATTTTCTTTAACCCACTGGGCTCCGCTTCCCACCACTCCTGTCTTAGCCTCCCTCGTCCATCCTCTTTAGGGAGACAACGTCCGGAGAGAACTGCTGGCCCTGGTGAAGGACCTGCCGAGTCAGCTGGCTGAGATCGGGGCCGGGGCCCAGTCTCTGGGCGAAGCCATTGACCTCTACCAGGCCTGTGTGGGGTTTGTGTGTGAAAGGTAAAGGAcctctttctctccagcagcGGGGACAGTTGACCTATTTTTCCTGctgtcctctcttctctgcttGTGTTTTCGGACATGACATTTGAGTTTAATTTTACATACGTGAACCTGTGGAAGCCTTGCCCATCTGGCTGCAGGGCTCAGGGTGGCGCCCGGCGGGGGCTCTGTGAGTGGGCAGTGGGAGGGTCAGTCTGGTGCTCCGTTGCAGCCCCACAGAGCAGGTGCTGCCGATGCTGCGATTCGTGCAGAGGCGGGGAAACGCCACGGTGTACGAATGGAGGACGGGGACCGAGCCCTCTGTGGTGGAGCGGCCGCACCTCGAGGAGCCTCCTGAGCCGGTGGGAGAAGACGCGGTAAGATGATGAGCCAAGTGAGAGCTGCTTCCTCATCCCCCCACAcagctccacccctccccaccccgccctgaCTGAGTTCAGAGtctcagaaggaagaaaagaggagactATACATAGAAGGGTCCAGGGGGGCCCTGTTCCTTTAATTTTCCGGCCTCCTTGAGGCCAGAGTGTGGATGAGCACTGAAGAGGCTCAGTGAGCCTGTTGGCTTTCATCTAGAAATCCTTCAGCCCCGTGAACTCAGAAGTTGGGCGGTCCTTTGGGGAGCGCGGAGCCCATTGCACTTGAACAGTGTGCCAGTGCCCCTTCCAGGGGCAGCTGAGGCCCCTGGGGAGGCAGGCCCCTTTGCTTTCACCCACTTTCTGTGAGCtaacacttttttccccttctagaTTGACTGGGGTGACTTTGGGGTGGAGGTGGCTTCTGAAGGGACGGACTCTGGCATCTCTGCCCAGGCTGCCGAAATTGACTGGGGCATCTCCCTGGAATCGGACTCAAAGGTTAGAACGCTCTCACAGTCCATCCCTCTGAGAACTTTTCTGTGATCACTGCTTTGGTGATAAAAGAAGCATTGTCTGTCTCTAAAGGCATTTCTTGAAGTCCATAGCTTTCAGACCAGATTGGCAGGGGGAGGCAGTTTCCACAGTGTCATATCCCAGGTTTGACATTTTTCTCCTGGCATTTGAGGCAAGGTGCCAGGTACGGGCAGGTGGTAACTCTAAGCAGGGATGAGAGTGGCAGCATACATGGGCCCCCCTGCCATCTTTGCCACCTATGTCAGGGCTGTAAGTCCTTCGTACAGTTGAAATGTGTAGGCCGTGGACTTATCAAGGGCTTTGGTTTATCCCGGCTCCCTTTGCTGGGGAAGATCCTTGCAACCCTGCCAGGGTTCTTTGCTTTCTACCTAGGAAGCTGGGGGCGATGGGATAGACTGGGGAGACGATGCCGCTTTGCAGATCACAGTGCTAGAAGCTGGAACCCAGGGTAAGTGCAGCCCTCCCTGTAGCCCTGGCAGAAGTGAGTGCTCAAAAGCCAgccaccctgcccacccccccaacgTGTCtctagaaacaaagaagaaatgcacTTGCCAAGATTGGGCTTCTCACGCATTTAactgttttcttaaaatcttgATGATGGCGTGAGTGTGGAGGAACATTATAAGTCTGGAAGCTCTCAACTTTTGAGATCCCAAATATGGGTCACCTTTCCTGGTGGGAGGTTCCTGGAGGGCTGCTGGACTTGGAGGTGTGACCTGACCCCCTGCCCACCGCTGGAGAGGATGCAGCAGCGATCTGAGCCGCTAGAGGGCGGTGCAGGATGAAACTTCGTGGCCTACCAGAGCAGAGGAGGCCTTTCCTGGCCCTGAACCCAGCTCTGCGGCCCCCCTCACAGACTGGCGGCCCGTAGTAGTGGCTGGTAGTAGTGTCCGGTTAGGGAAAGGGTAACCCTATCCCCCTGGGATGAGATCGATAGTAGCTTTAGGGCAATGGGTTTGTGTCCATATTAACCCACCAGAACCTCTCGAACTTGAGGGTCTTTTTCTGTGGTCCCCAGCAACTTTAtcacttctctgtctctcctcctggcAGCTCCAGAAGGTGTTGCTAAGGGCCCAGATGCCCTGACACTTCTTGAATACCCTGAGACCCGGAATCAGTTCATTGATGAGCTCATGGAGGTACCTTCGTCCTCTGGGAGGACGCTTCCTCTTTGTGTTAATCTCCGCCTGTTGCCTTCCCAGTGGACTGCTGGCTGGTGAGGTCCTCGTCAAAGTTCTTAGTCCTCACctattcccttttctttctgcccagaGAGGCCCCTCTTAGCCTCcaggacagagaaggacaaagggATCAAGTTTCTAAGGCAGAATAAGAGTGACAAGACATGCGTCTGGTTCCCAGATTCTTCCCAGCCCTTTCTTAATCCAGGGCTTCTCAGATGTGGATTCCTGTTCCCTGAATTTCATTCCTCCCAGAGAGAAAATACCTTCACTGGGGCAGAGAGAACCCGTTGAATCTGTGTGTCCTTAGTTATCCGTAcactgggaggaaggagaggtgtCCAGGGCTTGAGAGGGACTGAGATAGGAGTAGGGGACAGAAGAATGACAGTGAGAAGCTGCCTCAAGGTCTCacattataaatctttttttttttttttaatgttttttttatttttgagaaagagagagagtgtgtgagccggggggggacagagagaagagagagacacagaatccgaagcaggctccaggctctgagctgtcagcacagagctggacatggggctcgaactcaggcaccgtgagatcctgacctggccgaagttggacacttaactgactgagccacccaggcgccccatcaagctCTCACATTATAGTTGCTAAGTTTTTAGCAGTAAAAGTATTCAGAGGAAATAACACCTTCTCACCCAGAGTCCAACCCTCACGTCTCATTCTTGCGTTTTGAGCATCTGAGAACGTCTGAGTTCTCTTCTTGGTTTCAACCAGATCCTCTTCTGCCCTCAGCTCGAGATCTTCTTGACCCAGAGAGCCGtggagatgagtgaggaggcaGACATCTTGTCCGTGAGCCAGTTCCAGCTGGCTCCCGCCATCCTGCAGGGCCAGACCAAAGCAAAGATGGTTACCATGGTGTCGGCGCTGCAGGATCTGATCGGCCGGCTCACCAGTCTTCGAATGCAACACCTGTTTATGATCCTGGCCTCACCAAGGTCTGGTTTCCCCCTTGACGTCGGGCTGTTCcggagcatgatgtggggctctgCCATCTTGAGCAGCCCCGACTCCTTGTGTTCCTCTTCTCCATGAGCCCCCAGAGCTCTTCTCTGCCTCCCATAGCAGTGCTGTCACGGTTGGGATCAGGGGTTGTCTTGGGGCAAGATGGCTCTGCTTCCCAAGTAGGACGGGGGAGCTGGGAGCACTCTACCTCGCAAAGAAGGAGTTGAAGGGTGTGGAGGCTGAGAGGCCTGTTAGGGATTTGGTTTCCTGAGCCTCACCTTTCCCAGCAGCTGAATGGGGATGCTCGGGGTTGCTCGGCTGCACCCCTCACCTGAATACCCTGCACAGGTATGTGGACCGAGTGACTGAGTTTCTCCAGCAGAAGCTGAAGCAGTCCCAGCTTCTGGCTTTGAAGAAGGAGCTGATGGTGCAGAAGCAGCAGGAAGCGCTTCAGGAGCAGGCGGCCCTGGAGCCCAAGTTGGATCTGCTGCTGGAGAAGACCAAGGAGCTGCAGAAGCTGGTGAGACCGGAAAGGCAGACCTGCCAAGCAGGTGGGGGACCCCCAGTTTCTACACAGCAAGGCACCCCTGCCTCTCTGCTTCCCACCCACTTGGTACGTCTGTCTTTCAGATTGAAGCTGACATTTCCAAGAGGTACAGTGGGCGCCCCGTGAACCTGATGGGAACCTATCTGTGACAGCCCCCACATTCTACCTTCCCGGCTTCCCAGCCTTCAGGAAGGGGGGTGCGACAGCCAGGGCTGATGCGGCAGGGCCCTTCCTGGCCAGAGACCAAGTGATTGGAGGATGGAAGGCCGCATGAAGGAGCTGTCACCTAGATGGTGACCTTGACCCTCACTGTATTTTCTGGCAAGAAGCTATCTTGATTGGCCCTGTGGCCTGTCAGCCTGCAACCCCAGTTTCTGGTCCTTCTCATCATCTAGTTGGACTTAATAAAAGACGAAGAGACTCTTGCTTCACCACTGACGGTTTCTGCTTCTCTGGGCCTTGAGTCAAGGCCATGCACCTGTTTGCCTGGGGTTCTTGATCGAGTGGGTTCCCTAGGCCATCAGCTGTTCCTGTGGAGTCCTGGATTAGAgactctccctctttgcctctggTGACAGGGAGGGCCCCAGATGAGCATCTACAAGTGGTTCAGCAAGCTCTGGGGTAGCTGAGTCTGCTGGGCCCCTTTCTCTCCATGGCCAGGCCAGACTGCCCCACTTGGGCCAGAAAGCCAAGGGGAACAGTCGAGTGGCAGCCTTGTTGGAGCCAGCGAagctgtattttccttttaatcacAGCTCACCTCCAGGCAGGGGGAAAATGCGGTTTGGGGAGGAAGGGTCTGATAAACAAGGTGGAGACAGGAGTTGTCACCTTCACTAGCCGCCTGTCCACTTCCTGCCCGTAACTGCTCGCACTGTGATTGGGTAGAGCCCACCCCGGGATGGTGCCCCTCTCCCAAGCCACCTACCCTTCCCCATTTCCCAGGAAGGGTAGGGGTTGGGGGTGGCCGGCAATTCGATTTTAATTTCATAGCAGAGCAGTTGATTCATGGCTCTTTGTCGCTGGCGTTGACTCCCGTAATGACTttccatcaaaatgaaaagtggaGTGACACCACTCATTATTCCTGCTGCTTGTTATCTCAGTTCTGGGGagggccgccccctccccgctgccTTTCAGCCGTCCCGGACAGTGAGTGATGGCCCCTATTAATCACCGACCCCGCGGACTCCGGCGGACACACGCTAtccgaaggagagagagataaggcAGCATGAACTGCTCGAAGCCGCTCCTATCAATTAATGTCAGCCCGTCGCTTCCCCCCAGTCTTTGCCTGTTCACCTCCTTTTGGAGGAATTGGGGGCTGGAATTAGTCTAGGaattggaaaagggaaaacattgGTGTGGAATGTCGAGGTAAAACCGTCCTTAGGGTCGAAGGACACAGAGGGGACTGCGCGGGCTGCACCCTGCCCTCGGCCGCCGTGAAGGCGCCCGGCCTAGGGGGCTGTCTGCGTCTCTTCGTCCCTTTCCCTCTGAGAGGGTGGCCGCCAGCTCCTGCCCCACCTGTTCAGCTGCCGGCTGCACTGGCCTTCCGGCCTGCCTCTTGCAGCAGCCATCAGCTCACCGAGGCATGCCGCCCTCGCCCGCTCTCCTGTCCCTCGTCCAATCACCAGCTGCTACACAGACACTATTGCTTCCAGGCACCGCGAGGTAGGGAGAAGCCCTGTGGACCACGTGACTGCAGCAGGCTGGGTTTGGGCCTCGAAAGCTCTTGCTCCTCGCCCTTCCAGAGGGGCACCTCGCCTGCCTTCTCTGCCCTGCCTGGGGCCAATGGCAGGAAGTCACACAGGCTGAGGTTTGGCCATCTTCGCAGGAGGGGAAGTGGGTTTAGATAGAAAGTGTTCTCTCTGCAGATTTTGGCCACGTTGCTAAGCGGTGTGGTTAGGGGACTGTTCTCTCTCAGAGGGATTAGGCCTGGTTCGCTGTTTGCCTGGTAAAGCGAAGGCCCGCTCCAGGCTGGTGTAAATTGTTTCTTAAAAGCCTTTTACCCCATAACGTGAGGAACCTTTAGCTCCAGCTGCCTTTGGCCCGGGCCTCGCTTCCTGGGGCCTCACTTTCCCGACCACCCTGAGACACCGAGACCCTGCCTGGCTCTTTTACCCCGCGGGAGAAGAGTCTCACAGATCTGCCCCCAGGTCTCCCCTAGTGCCACTCTGATTGCAGTTGGGTTCCTGCTGGCTTTTCTCTGGCTTGCCTGACAGAATCCATCATGGCGATGAAACGAGTTAATATACACAGGGGTCTTAGAGTggtgccaggcacagagtaagCGCTCCTGGGCAAATGCGAGCTCATTTCCGGGGTGTGACGTAATGGCCCGGGACTCCTCATCCCCGTCTAACTTGGCTTCCTGGAAGGGAATGGTGAGAGGCTCCCTTGGAGCTTGAGGACCAACTTCTGAGCAGTCAGGTTTCTGGGGCCGCGAAGTAAATGttccaggagagggggaggaggtgggctgAGATTTTCTGTTAGTTTGATGTGAATTGTAGTGCCAAGAGCTCCCCCTGCTTTTGTGTTCACTTTTATGCCAcctttttccagagaagacttCAGGCTGTCACCGCTCAGCCAACTGGTCACcctgcttcactttttttttttttttaatttttttttacatttatttatctctgagagacagagcacaagttggggaggggcagaaagagaatgagacacagaatctgaaacaggctccaggctctgagctgtcagcacagagcccgat from the Prionailurus viverrinus isolate Anna unplaced genomic scaffold, UM_Priviv_1.0 scaffold_35, whole genome shotgun sequence genome contains:
- the CDK5RAP3 gene encoding CDK5 regulatory subunit-associated protein 3, producing the protein MQDHQHVPIDIQTSKLLDWLVDRRHCNLKWQSLVLTIREKINAAIQDMPESEEIAQLLSGSYIHYFHCLRIVDLLKGTEASTKNIFGRYSSQRMKDWQEIVALYEKDNVYLVELSSLLVRNVNYEIPSLKKQIAKCQQLQQEYSRKEEEGQAGATEMREQFYHSCKQYGITGDNVRRELLALVKDLPSQLAEIGAGAQSLGEAIDLYQACVGFVCESPTEQVLPMLRFVQRRGNATVYEWRTGTEPSVVERPHLEEPPEPVGEDAIDWGDFGVEVASEGTDSGISAQAAEIDWGISLESDSKEAGGDGIDWGDDAALQITVLEAGTQAPEGVAKGPDALTLLEYPETRNQFIDELMELEIFLTQRAVEMSEEADILSVSQFQLAPAILQGQTKAKMVTMVSALQDLIGRLTSLRMQHLFMILASPRYVDRVTEFLQQKLKQSQLLALKKELMVQKQQEALQEQAALEPKLDLLLEKTKELQKLIEADISKRYSGRPVNLMGTYL